One Halobacterium sp. DL1 DNA window includes the following coding sequences:
- a CDS encoding cadmium-transporting ATPase, whose product MTQSDAARDDATVVAFSVPEMDCPSCAGKVENSVQALDGIKDVDPQITTGKLTVTYDPERTDENALVSAVEAAGYEVTGRPGAEATDEAADSVWTSTRALKTWTSGVFVALGFLFEFLLTGNNAGVASLLGTELFVSDALFLVAIAVGGQAIVRNGYYSLRNLSLDIDLLMSVAILGAIAASLAFGERLYFEAATLAFLFSVSELLERYSMDRARNSLEELMELSPDEATVLREGEETVVPVEAVRVGDRVVVRPGEKIPMDGVVVDGESAVNQAPITGESVPVDKISGDDVYAGTINEEGYLEIEVTAESADNTLARIVDLVEDAQSNKTEREQFVERFSSYYTPVVVGAGILVGVVPPLLLGGAWATWILRGLTLFVLACPCAFVISTPVSVVSGITSAAKNGVLVKGGNHLEAMGAVEAVALDKTGTLTKGELVVTDVVPLGGRSEEDVLQCARGLESRSEHPIGDAIVEAAEGRDVEANDIAAFESITGKGVTADLGGRTHYAGKPGLFEELGFDLSHVHAATDGGTVTAKSRDLCDRSGCLDLLEDLVPRLQSEGKTVVLVGTDEQVEGVIAVADEVRPEAAAAVQRLRDLGVERTVMLTGDNERTARAIAEEVGVDEFRAELLPEEKVDAVEELTQEFEAVAMVGDGVNDAPALATATVGVAMGAAGTDTALETADIALMGDDLTRLPYLYDLSGRANRVIRQNVWTSLAAKAVLAAGVPLGLVPIWVAVLVGDAGMTTAVTGNAMRLSRVKPELDASSN is encoded by the coding sequence ATGACACAATCTGACGCCGCCCGGGACGACGCGACGGTGGTGGCGTTCTCCGTCCCCGAGATGGACTGCCCCTCCTGTGCGGGCAAAGTCGAGAACAGCGTGCAGGCCCTGGACGGCATCAAGGACGTTGACCCCCAGATCACGACCGGGAAACTGACCGTCACCTACGACCCCGAGCGGACGGACGAGAACGCCCTCGTTTCGGCCGTCGAGGCCGCGGGCTACGAGGTGACTGGACGACCCGGCGCGGAGGCGACAGACGAGGCAGCCGACTCGGTCTGGACGAGCACCCGCGCGCTGAAGACCTGGACGAGCGGCGTCTTCGTCGCCCTCGGCTTCCTCTTCGAGTTCCTGCTGACCGGGAACAACGCCGGCGTCGCCTCCCTGCTCGGCACCGAACTGTTCGTCTCGGACGCGCTCTTCCTGGTCGCCATCGCCGTTGGCGGCCAGGCCATCGTGCGGAACGGCTACTACTCGCTGCGAAACCTGAGCCTCGACATCGACCTGCTGATGAGCGTCGCCATCCTCGGCGCCATCGCCGCCAGCCTCGCGTTCGGCGAACGACTCTACTTCGAGGCAGCGACGCTAGCGTTCCTCTTCAGCGTCTCCGAACTGCTGGAGCGGTACTCGATGGACCGCGCGCGCAACTCCCTCGAGGAACTGATGGAGCTCTCCCCCGACGAGGCGACCGTCCTCCGCGAGGGTGAGGAGACCGTCGTACCCGTCGAGGCAGTCCGCGTTGGCGACAGGGTCGTGGTGCGGCCTGGCGAGAAGATTCCGATGGACGGCGTCGTCGTCGATGGCGAGAGCGCGGTCAACCAGGCGCCCATCACGGGCGAGAGCGTCCCCGTCGACAAGATTTCTGGTGACGACGTGTACGCGGGCACCATCAACGAGGAGGGCTACCTCGAAATCGAGGTGACCGCCGAGTCCGCGGACAACACGCTCGCGCGAATCGTCGACCTCGTCGAGGACGCCCAGTCGAACAAGACCGAGCGCGAGCAGTTCGTCGAGCGGTTCTCCTCGTACTACACGCCCGTCGTCGTCGGCGCGGGCATCCTCGTCGGCGTCGTCCCGCCACTCCTGCTGGGCGGCGCGTGGGCGACGTGGATTCTACGGGGGCTCACGCTGTTCGTGCTCGCCTGCCCCTGCGCGTTCGTCATCTCCACGCCCGTCTCCGTCGTCTCCGGCATCACGAGCGCGGCGAAGAACGGCGTTCTCGTGAAGGGCGGCAACCACCTCGAGGCGATGGGCGCCGTCGAGGCCGTCGCGCTCGACAAGACGGGGACGCTCACGAAGGGTGAACTCGTGGTCACAGACGTCGTACCGCTGGGCGGCCGCAGCGAGGAGGACGTGCTCCAATGCGCGCGCGGTCTCGAATCGCGGAGTGAACACCCCATCGGCGACGCCATCGTCGAAGCCGCCGAAGGACGCGACGTCGAAGCGAACGACATTGCGGCGTTCGAGAGTATCACCGGGAAAGGCGTCACCGCCGACCTGGGCGGCCGGACGCACTACGCCGGGAAGCCCGGCCTCTTCGAGGAACTCGGCTTCGATCTCTCGCACGTCCACGCAGCCACCGACGGCGGGACGGTGACGGCGAAGAGCCGGGACCTCTGCGACCGCAGCGGCTGTCTCGACCTGCTGGAGGACCTCGTGCCGCGCCTCCAGTCCGAGGGGAAGACCGTTGTGCTGGTCGGCACCGACGAGCAGGTCGAGGGCGTCATCGCCGTCGCCGACGAGGTCCGCCCCGAAGCCGCGGCCGCGGTCCAGCGCCTACGGGACCTCGGTGTCGAGCGCACCGTGATGCTCACCGGCGACAACGAACGCACGGCGCGCGCAATCGCGGAGGAAGTCGGCGTCGACGAGTTCCGCGCGGAGCTACTGCCCGAGGAGAAGGTCGACGCCGTGGAGGAACTCACCCAGGAGTTCGAGGCGGTGGCGATGGTCGGCGACGGCGTCAACGACGCGCCGGCGCTCGCTACCGCCACGGTGGGCGTCGCGATGGGCGCGGCGGGCACGGACACCGCCCTCGAAACGGCCGACATCGCGCTGATGGGCGACGACCTCACGCGACTCCCCTACCTCTACGACCTCTCCGGGCGCGCGAACCGCGTCATCCGGCAGAACGTCTGGACCAGCCTCGCCGCGAAAGCCGTCCTCGCGGCGGGCGTCCCGCTCGGCCTCGTCCCAATCTGGGTGGCGGTGCTCGTCGGCGACGCGGGGATGACCACAGCCGTCACCGGGAACGCCATGCGGCTCTCCCGCGTGAAACCGGAGCTCGACGCGTCGAGCAACTGA
- a CDS encoding cupin: MSDVVALDALTETPHAHVFPGREPQTVRLTLEAGESVPAHQHPEREVVCHVLEGELSVSLGADSVRVTAGEVARFDGAQDISPSAVEDATALLVLANRHD; encoded by the coding sequence GTGAGCGACGTTGTCGCTCTGGACGCGCTCACCGAAACGCCCCACGCGCACGTCTTCCCCGGCCGAGAGCCACAGACGGTGCGCCTCACGCTCGAGGCGGGCGAGTCAGTCCCGGCCCACCAGCACCCCGAACGGGAGGTCGTCTGCCACGTGTTGGAGGGTGAACTCTCGGTGTCGCTAGGGGCCGACTCGGTGAGGGTGACGGCGGGGGAGGTCGCCCGCTTCGACGGCGCACAGGACATCTCCCCCAGCGCCGTCGAGGACGCCACGGCGCTGCTGGTTCTGGCGAACCGGCACGACTAA
- a CDS encoding bacterio-opsin activator produces the protein MSERTTSGQPGSIVEVEFVTDNSAHPFVGASADGRCTFELAEMLPRDDGQYSEFFNVTGSDIEQVESHVSDKPTVDATLHTTDESGGLFEFVVSGDCPALRLAELGALPRQVRGVEGSGHIVAEIPERYDPATVVESFLDDHPDATLNTKREKESMRPMVSRSVFQRVLQTQLTDRQREVLEAAFDAGYYDWPRECTGADVAAELDITSATFSEHIHAAERNLLTVLFDGQESSPEGA, from the coding sequence ATGTCGGAGAGAACCACTAGCGGCCAACCGGGCTCCATCGTGGAGGTCGAGTTCGTCACCGATAACTCGGCACATCCGTTCGTCGGCGCCTCCGCGGACGGTCGGTGTACCTTCGAATTAGCGGAGATGCTCCCTCGCGACGACGGCCAGTACTCCGAGTTCTTCAACGTGACTGGCTCCGACATCGAGCAGGTCGAGAGCCACGTGAGCGACAAGCCGACAGTGGACGCGACTCTACACACGACCGACGAGTCTGGGGGACTCTTCGAGTTCGTCGTCTCCGGTGACTGCCCGGCCCTCAGGCTCGCCGAACTCGGCGCCCTCCCGCGGCAGGTACGGGGAGTTGAGGGGTCGGGCCACATCGTCGCCGAGATTCCGGAGAGGTACGACCCGGCTACGGTCGTCGAGTCGTTCCTCGACGACCACCCGGACGCTACACTCAACACCAAACGGGAGAAGGAGTCGATGCGGCCGATGGTCTCCCGGTCCGTATTCCAGCGCGTCCTGCAGACCCAACTCACCGACCGACAACGCGAGGTTCTGGAGGCGGCGTTCGACGCAGGCTACTACGACTGGCCGCGCGAGTGTACGGGAGCGGACGTCGCTGCGGAACTCGACATCACGTCGGCGACCTTCTCCGAGCACATCCACGCCGCCGAGCGAAACCTCCTCACAGTCCTGTTCGACGGCCAGGAGTCAAGTCCCGAAGGCGCATGA
- a CDS encoding bacteriocin has translation MARAQLTIDLPDSVWISRISAAHPETLFRVLAAFSDDGEGVALLELSGPDVVEVLQEMHDEDSVLSLEPLERDDDSVLVQFETDEPLLLVTLREAGLPLEPPLELTGGKASLEVVAPHSKLSDLQEQLDAFGMEFEVGYLYESGDSKRLLTPRQQELLVAAIEAGYYDTPRECTLTELANEMDTAKSTLSETLHRAEETAIKQFAANLPQFAGEVPA, from the coding sequence ATGGCCCGCGCCCAACTCACCATCGACCTTCCCGACTCGGTCTGGATATCCCGGATATCCGCGGCACACCCGGAGACGCTGTTCCGCGTGCTCGCGGCGTTCTCCGACGACGGCGAGGGCGTTGCACTCCTCGAACTGAGCGGCCCGGACGTCGTCGAGGTGCTCCAGGAGATGCACGACGAGGACTCCGTCCTCAGCCTCGAACCCCTCGAACGCGACGACGACTCGGTACTCGTCCAGTTCGAGACGGACGAACCGCTGCTGCTGGTCACGCTCCGCGAGGCCGGCCTCCCGCTCGAACCGCCGCTGGAACTGACCGGCGGGAAGGCCAGCCTCGAAGTCGTCGCGCCGCACTCGAAGCTCTCGGACCTACAGGAGCAACTCGACGCCTTCGGCATGGAGTTCGAGGTTGGCTACCTCTACGAGTCCGGGGACTCCAAGCGACTGCTGACCCCCCGCCAGCAGGAACTACTCGTCGCCGCCATCGAGGCGGGCTACTACGACACGCCCCGGGAATGCACGCTCACCGAACTGGCCAACGAGATGGACACCGCCAAGTCGACGCTCAGCGAGACGCTCCACCGCGCCGAGGAGACGGCCATCAAGCAGTTCGCCGCGAACCTGCCGCAGTTCGCCGGCGAAGTGCCCGCCTGA
- a CDS encoding diadenosine 5'5'''-P1,P4-tetraphosphate pyrophosphohydrolase, translating into MLFYTPECEETVLVYNPGGFWEPPGGVIERAQTPENAARAEAREETGLEVELTDLRYTGRIEFQYASGASVPLPLAQFVGHRVDGSLEVEREGSDHPGVTRATGLFDAATLPEGTREHDEIRDLLADSSTR; encoded by the coding sequence ATCCTGTTCTACACGCCGGAATGCGAGGAGACGGTGCTCGTCTACAATCCGGGCGGCTTCTGGGAACCGCCCGGAGGGGTCATCGAGCGCGCCCAGACCCCCGAGAATGCGGCACGCGCCGAGGCCCGCGAGGAGACCGGCCTTGAGGTCGAACTCACGGACCTCCGCTACACCGGCCGCATCGAGTTCCAGTACGCCAGCGGGGCGAGCGTGCCGCTCCCGCTCGCCCAGTTCGTCGGGCACCGCGTCGACGGCTCTCTGGAGGTCGAGCGCGAGGGCTCGGATCACCCCGGCGTAACACGCGCCACGGGGCTCTTCGACGCGGCGACGCTCCCGGAGGGAACCCGCGAGCACGACGAGATACGGGACCTGCTCGCAGACTCGTCGACGAGGTAG
- a CDS encoding membrane protein, with protein MRDRIGAPGTGISRREFVAVTGGVGTAALAGCTAPAKSNPERTSSTTTQNRAQDLPTTSPPEIVDVHEQGNEVTLKSMPAVHEAHPLDTMGGPVELPRVWAFQADDGDPSVPGPIIRTVEGEDIEVTLDNTDGKRPHTLHFHGAQKAWMDDGVPTTTGIRVDAGEKHTYTIPANVPGTHVYHCHYQTHRHIDMGMYGIFRVDPEGYEPADKEYFMTVKDWDSRLNRKMAGENVDYSPRTRNPDVFTINGKVAPRTLHPEDGSPMIVEQGDTVRVHYVNGGYMNHPLHIHNHRFQRVEKDGGVIPEAARHDMDITNIAPAERHTIEFEADSEPGIYLMHCHKVNHVMNGSYYPGGMLTGIVYKEVMDTDIFSQLMEYAGYEA; from the coding sequence ATGAGAGACCGCATTGGCGCACCCGGAACCGGGATTTCCCGACGCGAGTTCGTCGCGGTGACGGGCGGCGTGGGCACCGCCGCACTCGCCGGCTGTACCGCTCCGGCCAAGTCGAACCCCGAACGCACCAGTTCGACAACCACGCAGAACCGCGCCCAGGACCTCCCGACGACGAGTCCGCCGGAGATCGTCGACGTCCACGAGCAGGGCAACGAGGTGACGCTCAAGAGCATGCCCGCGGTCCACGAGGCCCACCCGCTCGACACGATGGGCGGCCCCGTCGAACTCCCGCGGGTCTGGGCGTTCCAGGCCGACGACGGCGACCCTAGCGTCCCCGGTCCCATCATCCGCACGGTGGAGGGCGAGGACATCGAGGTGACCCTCGACAACACGGACGGTAAGCGCCCGCACACGCTGCACTTCCACGGCGCCCAGAAGGCCTGGATGGACGACGGCGTGCCGACCACGACGGGCATCCGCGTGGACGCCGGCGAGAAACACACGTACACTATCCCCGCGAACGTTCCCGGGACCCACGTCTACCACTGCCACTACCAGACCCACCGGCACATCGACATGGGGATGTACGGCATCTTCCGCGTCGACCCCGAGGGCTACGAACCCGCCGACAAGGAGTACTTCATGACAGTCAAGGACTGGGACTCCCGGCTGAACCGGAAGATGGCGGGCGAGAACGTCGACTACAGTCCACGCACGCGGAACCCCGACGTGTTCACCATCAACGGGAAGGTGGCGCCCCGGACGCTCCACCCCGAGGACGGCTCCCCGATGATCGTCGAGCAGGGCGACACGGTGCGCGTCCACTACGTCAACGGCGGCTACATGAACCACCCGCTGCACATCCACAACCACCGCTTCCAGCGCGTGGAGAAGGACGGGGGCGTCATCCCGGAGGCGGCGCGCCACGACATGGACATCACGAACATCGCGCCCGCCGAGCGACACACCATCGAGTTCGAGGCCGACTCCGAGCCGGGCATCTACCTCATGCACTGCCACAAGGTCAACCACGTGATGAACGGGAGCTACTACCCCGGAGGGATGCTCACGGGCATCGTCTACAAGGAGGTCATGGACACCGACATCTTCAGTCAGCTAATGGAGTACGCGGGGTACGAGGCCTGA
- a CDS encoding halocyanin, with product MSTKDTTMVDRRTVLRATAAAGAAAVGGSALSGTASAQESGFASWFSNVGNYDGVVEETGKSEVTIEVGAEANGGQFGFGPAAVRVDPGTTVTWKWVGGTHNVVADNGSYESETTGEQGFTFSQTFEEEGVSKYYCVPHETMGMKGAIVVGDVEVDDSPAGNSSQSGESGEQQSVDFGGWFENVDNFDGVVDQTGKSEVTVEVGAEANGGQYGFGPAAIRVDPGTKVTWEWVGGTHNVVADDGSFESAMQSEQGATFSQTFEGEGVSKYYCVPHEQMGMKGAVVVGSGGGGSGGSGGGALSTTDIGVLAFAGALVGGLLSPFALKAASSSSKQTGRNGPQTRRN from the coding sequence ATGTCTACTAAAGATACCACGATGGTCGACAGACGCACCGTACTCCGAGCGACTGCCGCGGCGGGCGCAGCAGCGGTCGGCGGGAGCGCGCTCTCCGGGACCGCCAGTGCCCAGGAGAGCGGTTTCGCGTCCTGGTTCAGCAACGTCGGCAACTACGACGGTGTCGTCGAGGAGACCGGCAAGTCGGAGGTCACCATCGAGGTGGGCGCGGAGGCCAACGGCGGGCAGTTCGGCTTCGGGCCCGCAGCGGTGCGGGTCGACCCCGGAACGACGGTGACCTGGAAGTGGGTCGGCGGCACCCACAACGTGGTCGCCGACAACGGGAGCTACGAGAGTGAGACGACCGGCGAACAGGGATTCACGTTCTCCCAGACGTTCGAGGAGGAGGGCGTCTCGAAGTACTACTGCGTCCCCCACGAGACGATGGGGATGAAGGGCGCCATCGTCGTGGGTGACGTCGAAGTCGACGACAGCCCGGCTGGCAACAGCAGCCAGAGTGGCGAGAGCGGCGAGCAGCAGTCCGTGGACTTTGGCGGCTGGTTCGAGAACGTCGACAACTTCGACGGAGTCGTCGACCAGACGGGCAAGTCCGAAGTGACCGTCGAGGTTGGCGCAGAGGCCAACGGCGGGCAGTACGGCTTCGGTCCGGCGGCAATTCGCGTGGATCCGGGGACGAAAGTGACCTGGGAGTGGGTCGGTGGCACCCACAACGTGGTCGCCGACGACGGGAGCTTCGAGAGCGCGATGCAAAGCGAGCAGGGTGCCACCTTCTCCCAGACGTTCGAGGGAGAGGGGGTCTCGAAGTACTACTGTGTCCCCCACGAACAGATGGGGATGAAGGGCGCAGTCGTCGTCGGGAGCGGCGGTGGTGGGTCAGGTGGAAGCGGTGGCGGTGCGCTTTCCACGACGGACATCGGCGTGCTCGCGTTCGCGGGCGCCCTCGTCGGCGGCCTGCTCTCCCCGTTCGCGCTGAAGGCCGCCAGTAGCTCCTCGAAGCAGACGGGGCGTAACGGCCCGCAGACGCGACGGAACTGA
- a CDS encoding thioredoxin: MTTESTSESSTVTPTEPVSIDSQAELDDLVADGVVLADFYADWCGPCQMLAPVVDTLAAETDATVAKVDVDANQQLAAAYGVRGVPTLVLFAGGEQVEELVGVQDEARLRSLIEDYTE; encoded by the coding sequence ATGACAACTGAATCTACCAGCGAATCGAGTACGGTCACACCTACCGAACCTGTGAGTATCGACAGCCAGGCGGAGCTAGACGACCTCGTCGCGGACGGCGTCGTCCTCGCGGACTTCTACGCCGACTGGTGTGGGCCCTGCCAGATGCTCGCACCGGTCGTCGACACGCTGGCTGCCGAGACAGACGCTACCGTCGCCAAGGTCGACGTCGACGCGAACCAGCAACTCGCCGCGGCGTACGGAGTTCGTGGCGTCCCGACGCTGGTTCTGTTCGCGGGCGGGGAACAGGTCGAGGAACTCGTCGGCGTCCAGGACGAAGCACGACTGCGCTCACTCATCGAGGACTACACCGAGTAG
- a CDS encoding TrmB family transcriptional regulator has product MPDSMAEQLQSDMECEGLLECFHGLKQLDRECFQALVNADEALTVDEIADAVDRERSTAYRAIQRLLQTGFIQKEQVNYDQGGYYHVYAPTDPSKIAGDMQRLLNDWYAKMGQLIQEFETKYERGDAATPAES; this is encoded by the coding sequence ATGCCAGACTCGATGGCCGAACAACTGCAGAGCGACATGGAGTGCGAGGGGCTCCTCGAGTGTTTCCACGGGCTCAAACAACTCGACAGGGAGTGCTTCCAGGCGCTCGTGAACGCCGACGAAGCGCTGACGGTCGACGAGATCGCTGACGCCGTCGACCGCGAGCGTTCGACCGCCTACCGGGCCATCCAGCGGCTGCTCCAGACCGGGTTCATCCAGAAGGAGCAGGTGAACTACGACCAGGGCGGCTACTACCACGTCTACGCCCCGACGGACCCGTCGAAAATCGCGGGCGACATGCAGCGCCTGCTCAACGACTGGTACGCGAAGATGGGGCAGCTCATCCAGGAGTTCGAGACCAAGTACGAGCGAGGCGACGCGGCGACCCCGGCCGAGAGCTGA
- a CDS encoding YeeE/YedE family protein family, protein MTDLVPLQLAADLFPNGISRYAVGGLLVGLGAAIIYLGTGIAAGASTFLESTLSYVSGQSRFQRYVASRDWRVVFTVGIVLGGAVYAVLFQAGAWTTDVQPWRLLVGGVFVGVGTRVGKGCTSGHGVCGVGSASKTSIVGVVTFLTVAIVTAQLVSELGVSP, encoded by the coding sequence GTGACTGACCTAGTCCCACTCCAGCTGGCGGCCGACTTGTTCCCCAACGGCATCAGTCGCTACGCCGTCGGTGGCCTGCTCGTCGGCCTCGGGGCGGCCATCATCTACCTCGGGACCGGCATCGCCGCCGGCGCGAGCACGTTCCTGGAGTCGACGCTCTCGTACGTCTCCGGCCAGTCCCGGTTCCAGCGGTACGTCGCCTCCCGAGACTGGCGTGTCGTCTTTACTGTCGGCATCGTCCTCGGCGGAGCCGTCTACGCGGTGCTCTTCCAGGCTGGCGCGTGGACGACAGACGTCCAGCCGTGGCGCCTGCTCGTTGGCGGCGTCTTCGTCGGCGTCGGCACGCGCGTCGGGAAGGGCTGTACCTCGGGCCACGGCGTCTGCGGCGTCGGCTCCGCGTCGAAGACGTCCATCGTGGGCGTCGTGACCTTCCTCACTGTCGCCATCGTCACCGCACAGCTCGTCTCGGAACTGGGGGTGAGTCCGTAG
- a CDS encoding beta-lactamase, with protein sequence MNPEDFPTPDAEVETVDPEALKRRIDAGEDVTLLDARMASEYEEWHVDGENVDSINVPYFEFLEDDVDEAVLAQIPDDREVTVLCAKGGASEFVAGTLKACGYDVDNLEDGMNGWARIYEAVEVTRYDGPGTLLQYQRPSSGCLGYLLYDGGEAAVVDPLRAFTGRYLADADDLGVDLKYAIDTHVHADHISGVRALTSEGVEGIVPEAAVDRGVTYAEDVTTTADGDSFHVGDATIETVYTPGHTTGMTSYLLGDSLLATGDGLFVESVARPDLEEGDDGTPEAARTLYESLQERVLALPDDTLVGGAHFSDAAVPAEDGTYTAPIGDLVAEMGALTMDEDAFVDLVLSDMPPRPANYEDIIAANLGQNEVDDEEAFTLELGPNNCAASQESLAGD encoded by the coding sequence ATGAACCCCGAAGATTTCCCGACTCCGGACGCAGAGGTCGAGACAGTCGACCCCGAGGCGCTGAAGCGCCGCATCGACGCCGGCGAGGACGTCACGCTCCTCGACGCGAGAATGGCCTCGGAGTACGAGGAATGGCACGTCGACGGCGAGAACGTCGACTCGATCAACGTGCCCTACTTCGAGTTCCTCGAGGACGACGTCGACGAGGCCGTCCTCGCGCAGATTCCCGACGACCGCGAGGTGACCGTGCTCTGCGCGAAGGGGGGCGCCAGCGAGTTCGTCGCGGGCACGCTCAAGGCCTGCGGCTACGACGTCGACAACCTCGAAGACGGCATGAACGGCTGGGCTCGAATCTACGAGGCCGTCGAGGTCACCCGCTACGACGGCCCCGGCACACTCCTCCAGTACCAGCGCCCGTCCTCGGGTTGTCTCGGCTACCTGCTCTACGACGGTGGCGAGGCCGCAGTCGTCGACCCGCTGCGCGCGTTCACCGGCCGCTACCTCGCCGACGCCGACGACCTCGGCGTCGACCTGAAGTACGCCATCGACACGCACGTGCACGCGGACCACATCTCGGGGGTCCGAGCACTCACAAGCGAGGGCGTCGAAGGAATCGTTCCCGAAGCGGCCGTCGATCGCGGAGTCACCTACGCAGAGGACGTAACCACGACTGCAGACGGCGACAGCTTCCACGTCGGCGACGCCACCATCGAGACGGTCTACACGCCCGGTCACACGACGGGCATGACCTCCTACCTCCTCGGCGACAGCCTGCTCGCCACCGGCGACGGACTGTTCGTTGAGAGCGTCGCCCGCCCGGACCTCGAGGAAGGCGACGACGGCACCCCCGAGGCCGCACGCACGCTCTACGAGTCCCTCCAGGAGCGCGTCCTCGCACTCCCCGACGACACGCTCGTCGGCGGCGCTCACTTCAGCGACGCGGCCGTTCCCGCCGAGGACGGCACCTACACAGCGCCAATCGGCGACCTGGTCGCGGAGATGGGCGCGCTCACGATGGACGAAGACGCGTTCGTCGACCTCGTCCTCTCGGACATGCCACCGCGTCCCGCGAACTACGAGGACATCATCGCGGCGAACCTCGGCCAGAACGAGGTCGACGACGAGGAGGCATTCACGCTGGAGCTCGGGCCGAACAACTGCGCCGCGAGCCAGGAGTCTCTCGCGGGTGACTGA
- a CDS encoding S-adenosylmethionine-dependent methyltransferase yields MGHHTFDASRADKLEQPADRYRFLSVEELLWALDLSPEDTVADLGSGTGFYTDDVAPHAGDVYAVDVQSAMHDYYREKGVPENVDLVTTDVDDLPFADGSVDAAFSTMTYHEFASEAAIAEIRRVLGDGGRLVVVDWAATGTGESGPPTDERYTAAEAADALGVAGFEVDHQAVRPETFLLVATVE; encoded by the coding sequence ATGGGGCACCACACGTTCGACGCCTCCCGGGCCGACAAGCTGGAACAGCCCGCGGATCGGTACCGGTTTCTCTCCGTGGAGGAACTGCTGTGGGCACTCGACCTCTCCCCCGAGGACACCGTCGCCGACCTCGGGAGCGGCACGGGGTTCTACACCGACGACGTGGCACCCCACGCCGGCGACGTGTACGCCGTCGACGTCCAGTCGGCGATGCACGACTACTACCGCGAGAAGGGTGTCCCGGAGAACGTCGACCTCGTCACGACCGACGTCGACGACCTCCCGTTCGCAGACGGGTCGGTCGACGCCGCGTTCTCCACGATGACGTACCACGAGTTCGCCAGCGAGGCCGCGATCGCAGAGATCCGACGCGTGCTCGGCGACGGCGGCCGCCTCGTCGTGGTGGATTGGGCGGCAACCGGAACCGGCGAGAGCGGACCGCCGACTGACGAGCGCTATACCGCAGCGGAGGCGGCCGATGCGCTGGGAGTCGCCGGGTTCGAGGTGGACCACCAGGCCGTGCGTCCGGAGACGTTCCTGCTGGTCGCGACGGTCGAGTGA
- a CDS encoding superoxide dismutase: MSNYELPPLPYDYDALEPHISEQVLTWHHDTHHQGYVSGWNSAEETLEANRESKDFSDSAGAIRNVTHNGSGHVLHTLFWQSMSPEGGDEPGGDLRDRIEADFGSYEGWKGEVEAAASAAGGWALLVYDSHSEQLRNVVVDKHDQGALWGSHPILALDVWEHSYYYDYGPARGDFVDAFFEVVDWEEPSARYEQAVDRFE, translated from the coding sequence ATGTCGAACTACGAACTGCCGCCGCTCCCGTACGACTACGACGCGCTCGAACCCCACATCAGCGAACAGGTGCTCACGTGGCACCACGACACCCACCACCAGGGCTACGTCAGCGGCTGGAACAGCGCCGAGGAGACGCTCGAAGCCAACCGCGAGTCCAAGGACTTCTCGGACTCGGCTGGTGCCATCCGGAACGTCACCCACAACGGCTCCGGGCACGTCCTCCACACGCTGTTCTGGCAGTCGATGAGTCCGGAAGGCGGCGACGAACCCGGGGGCGACCTCCGCGACCGCATCGAGGCGGACTTCGGCTCCTACGAGGGCTGGAAGGGCGAGGTCGAGGCTGCAGCCTCGGCCGCCGGCGGCTGGGCACTCCTCGTCTACGACAGCCACTCCGAGCAGCTCCGGAACGTCGTCGTGGACAAACACGACCAGGGCGCGCTCTGGGGTAGCCACCCCATCCTGGCGCTGGACGTCTGGGAGCACTCCTACTACTACGACTACGGTCCCGCTCGCGGCGACTTCGTCGACGCCTTCTTCGAGGTCGTCGACTGGGAGGAGCCGTCGGCCCGCTACGAGCAGGCCGTCGACCGCTTCGAGTAG